TTGGGACCCTCTATGGTCTTCACAAACATTGTAAATCCCCGAAGTGCAGTAGTTCGCCGAGGTCAGTACACTAAAACCACCGTAAAAAAAGGAGCCTCCATTGGGGCAAATGCAACTATAGTTTGCGGACATGATATTGGTCGTTTTGCTTTTATAGGAGCCGGCTCTGTCGTTACTAAAAATGTCCCTGACTATGCACTTGTAGTGGGCAATCCGGCCCGACAAATTGGTTGGATGAGTGAATACGGTCACCGTCTTGAATTTGATTACAAAGGAGAAGCCGTTTGTCCGGAAAGTAAAGAAAAGTATAACTTAAAAAATGAAGTAGTAATAAAACTCTAAAAATGTTACAAGAATTAAAAAACAAAAAATCAAAATTAGCAGTCATTGGTCTGGGATATGTTGGATTACCAATCGCTCTTGAATTCGCAAAAAAAATATCAGTCATTGGCTTTGATATAAATGCGAAGAGAGTGGAAATGATGAAAAATAATGTAGACCCGAGTCAGGAACTGGAAAGTAAAGATTTTGAAGGTACAGATATTCAGTTTACCGCAAATCCGGATGATTTAAAGGATGCAACTTTCTTTATAGTAGCAGTCCCCACACCGGTTGACGATCACAAAGTTCCGGATTTAACGCCGGTAGTAAGTGCATCAAAAGCAATTGGAAAAATCCTGAAAAAAGGAGATTATGTAGTTTATGAGTCTACCGTTTATCCAAGTTGTACAGAAGAGGATTGCGTTCCGGTATTGGAAGAATTTTCAGGCTTAAAAGCCGGTGAAGATTTCAAATTCGGTTTTTCACCGGAAAGAATTAACCCGGGAGATAAAGAGCATACTTTAACAAAAATCGTTAAGGTCGTTTCCGGTTGTGATGCAGAGTCTCTTAAAGTTATTGGAGATGTTTATGAATTGGTTATTGAAGCCGGTGTATTCAGAGCTGCCAGTGTGAAAGTTGCTGAAGCTGCCAAAATTATTGAAAATACTCAAAGAGATTTAAACATAGCTTTGATGAATGAGCTGTCAAAGATTTTCGACAGATTGAATATAAACACTTTTGATGTGCTCGAAGCAGCCGGAACAAAATGGAATTTCCTTAAATTTCATCCCGGATTAGTTGGCGGACATTGCATAGGTGTTGACCCATACTACCTGACTTATAAGTCCATAAGCTTAGGTTACAAGCCTGAGGTTATACTTAGCGGCCGTAGAATAAATGATAGCATGGGAGAATATGTTGCCAGAAAATTAGTTCAAAAGATAATTAAAACCGGAACACCCGTTGCTAAATCAAATGTGCTTGTAATGGGCGCTACATTTAAAGAAAATGTGAGTGATATCAGAAATTCAAAAGTAATAGATGTTATCAACGAGCTTAAGTCATATTCTGTAAATGTGGACGTTGTTGATCAATATGCTGATTCTGAAGAAATTAAAGAAGAATATGGCATAGAGTTATCAAAACTTTCAGATAAAAAATATGAAGCAATCATAGTTGCCGTTAATCATACAGATTATGTAAAGCTAACAGAAGATGATTTTAAAAAGATGCTGAATAAAAACGGTATTCTTATTGATATTAAAGGTCTGTATAGAAAAAAGATTAAAGATCTGACCTATTGGTCATTATAAAAATAGATAAAGTATGTCTTTCAAAAAGAAAATTTTAATTACCGGAGGAGCCGGATTCATTGGCTCTCATGTTGTTCGTTTATTTGTCAATAAGTACCCGGATTACCACATTGTAAACTTAGACAAACTAACTTATGCCGGTAATCTGGAGAATATTACAGATATTGAAAACAAAGAAAATTATACTTTTATAAAGGGAGATATTGCTGATACTGCTTTTGTAGAGAAACTATTTCTTGAAAATGATTTTGACGGGGTAATCCACTTAGCTGCAGAGTCTCATGTTGACAGGTCTATTTTGAGTCCAATGGAGTTCATACAGTCAAATATTGTCGGTACGGTAAACTTATTAAACGGAGCAAAAGCAAGCTGGAAAGATAATATGGAAGGCAAACTTTTTTATCATGTTTCTACAGATGAAGTATATGGTTCTTTAGGGAAAGAAGGTTTGTTTGTTGAAACAACTCCTTACGATCCGCGTTCTCCGTATTCAGCAAGTAAAGCAAGTTCTGACCATTTAGTGAGAGCATATAACCATACTTATGGTTTGCCAATTGTAATCACAAACTGCTCTAACAATTATGGAAGCCACCAGTTTCCGGAAAAGTTGGTTCCTTTAGCTATCAATAATATCAAACAAATGAAGCAAATCCCCATTTATGGCAAAGGGGATAATGTAAGAGATTGGCTATGGGTAAATGACCACGCAGTAGCTATTGACTTGGTTTATCATAAAGGAAATAAGGGCGAAACTTATAATATTGGTGGATTTAATGAGTGGAAAAACATAGATTTAATTCATGTTTTATGCAAAGTCATGGACAAAAAATTAAATCGTAAAGAAGGAACATCTGCTTCTTTGATTACCTTCGTAAAAGATCGTCCGGGACATGATGCCAGATATGCAATTGATGCGTCAAAGATAAACAAAGAATTAGGCTGGAAGCCAAGCGTTACTTTTGAAGAAGGTCTTGAAAAAACCGTTGAATGGTATCTGGAAAATGAAAAATGGTTGGAAAGAGTTACCAGCGGAGCTTATAAAAACTATTACGAAAAACAATACGAAGCAGGTCAATCAAATTAAAATATGTATAATCAGGCATTTCATAAGGAAGAATTATCGCAGTACAGCTTTCTGATAACAGGGGGAGCCGGATTTATTGGTTCCAATATCGTTGATTATTTAATAAAATACGGGGCAGGAAAAGTCAGAGTATTGGATAATTATCTTACCGGTAGAAAGTCTAATATTGAAAAGTATCTTGATTTGCCCAATTTTGAAATGATTGAAGGTGATATTTGTGATTTAGAAGTTTGCCGAAAGGCTTGTGCAGATATTGATTTTGTTTCACATCAGGCAGCTCTTGGCTCTGTACCAAGATCCATAAAGCATCCGGAAAAAACAAATGCTATAAATGTAAGTGGTTTTTTGAATATGGTTATAGCTGCTTCAGAGAATAAAGTGAAGCGCTTTGTATATGCATCTTCTTCTTCTGTTTACGGAGATAGCCTTGCTTTGCCAAAAATTGAAGACCAAACCGGGAAACCTCTTTCACCTTATGCTGTTTCCAAATATACCAATGAATTGTATGCAAATGTTTTTGCTGACATATACGGCTTGGAAATTTGTGGTTTACGATATTTTAATATTTTCGGTCCCAAACAGGATCCAAATGGAGCATATGCTGCTGTAATACCTATTTTTATTGATAAATCCATACAGGAAGAAACCGTTTACATTGATGGTGACGGTGAACAAACCAGAGATTTTACTTTTGTTGAAAATGCAGTTCAGGCAAATGTTAAAGCATTTTTTGCTGTTGGTTCAGAAATTAAAAAGCAGGTTTTCAATATCGCTGTCGGAGAAAATTTTTCGGTAAATCAAATTTATAATACTATACAGGATTGCCTCGGTAAAAATAATAAACCCTCTTACAGAGAATCCAGAAAAGGTGATGTGAAAGACTCTTTGGCAGACATCACTAAAGCTGAAAAGATATTGGGCTATAGCCCGGGTGTTCGTTTTGAAGAAGGGATTAAAAAAACAATCGACTTCTTTAAGCCGGAGCCGGCGGTTAAATAAATTTAATACATATGTTCCGATTTCTAAGGAACTTATTGAGTTCAACTTCTCTAAAGCATGAAGATTTTCATGTTCTTGGGGCTGATTTGCATTCTCATTTGATACCCGGCGTTGACGATGGGGCTAAAGATATGGAGGAATCTATAACCGGCATTAGAAAACTCCATGAAATAGGTTTTGACACCATAATCACGACTCCTCACATTATGCCGGGCTATTACAACAATAATGAGGATGATTTATTAAGAAAAGCCGAAGATGTTATTCGGGAAATAGAAAAGCAAAATATAGATGTTAAGTTTAAAGTTGCCGCAGAGTATTTTTGTGATGAAAATTTTGTCCAAAAAATAAAAAATACCAATCTGCTCACTTTAGGCAATGACTTTTTTTTGTTTGAACTTCCTTTTTTTAATAAACCGGTAAACTTTGATGAAGTGGTTTTTGCCATTCAAAGTAAAGGCTTAAAACCAATTTTGGCACATATTGAGCGATATTCATTTTTTCATGAACTGCCAATG
The sequence above is a segment of the Chitinophagaceae bacterium genome. Coding sequences within it:
- a CDS encoding N-acetyltransferase, producing MSDQKFYVHPSAIVDEGCTIGSGSKIWHFCHLMPKAIIGDNCILGQNVFVADDVILGNNVKVQNNVSLYTGVICEDDVFLGPSMVFTNIVNPRSAVVRRGQYTKTTVKKGASIGANATIVCGHDIGRFAFIGAGSVVTKNVPDYALVVGNPARQIGWMSEYGHRLEFDYKGEAVCPESKEKYNLKNEVVIKL
- a CDS encoding nucleotide sugar dehydrogenase, with amino-acid sequence MLQELKNKKSKLAVIGLGYVGLPIALEFAKKISVIGFDINAKRVEMMKNNVDPSQELESKDFEGTDIQFTANPDDLKDATFFIVAVPTPVDDHKVPDLTPVVSASKAIGKILKKGDYVVYESTVYPSCTEEDCVPVLEEFSGLKAGEDFKFGFSPERINPGDKEHTLTKIVKVVSGCDAESLKVIGDVYELVIEAGVFRAASVKVAEAAKIIENTQRDLNIALMNELSKIFDRLNINTFDVLEAAGTKWNFLKFHPGLVGGHCIGVDPYYLTYKSISLGYKPEVILSGRRINDSMGEYVARKLVQKIIKTGTPVAKSNVLVMGATFKENVSDIRNSKVIDVINELKSYSVNVDVVDQYADSEEIKEEYGIELSKLSDKKYEAIIVAVNHTDYVKLTEDDFKKMLNKNGILIDIKGLYRKKIKDLTYWSL
- the rfbB gene encoding dTDP-glucose 4,6-dehydratase, whose protein sequence is MSFKKKILITGGAGFIGSHVVRLFVNKYPDYHIVNLDKLTYAGNLENITDIENKENYTFIKGDIADTAFVEKLFLENDFDGVIHLAAESHVDRSILSPMEFIQSNIVGTVNLLNGAKASWKDNMEGKLFYHVSTDEVYGSLGKEGLFVETTPYDPRSPYSASKASSDHLVRAYNHTYGLPIVITNCSNNYGSHQFPEKLVPLAINNIKQMKQIPIYGKGDNVRDWLWVNDHAVAIDLVYHKGNKGETYNIGGFNEWKNIDLIHVLCKVMDKKLNRKEGTSASLITFVKDRPGHDARYAIDASKINKELGWKPSVTFEEGLEKTVEWYLENEKWLERVTSGAYKNYYEKQYEAGQSN
- a CDS encoding SDR family oxidoreductase, producing MYNQAFHKEELSQYSFLITGGAGFIGSNIVDYLIKYGAGKVRVLDNYLTGRKSNIEKYLDLPNFEMIEGDICDLEVCRKACADIDFVSHQAALGSVPRSIKHPEKTNAINVSGFLNMVIAASENKVKRFVYASSSSVYGDSLALPKIEDQTGKPLSPYAVSKYTNELYANVFADIYGLEICGLRYFNIFGPKQDPNGAYAAVIPIFIDKSIQEETVYIDGDGEQTRDFTFVENAVQANVKAFFAVGSEIKKQVFNIAVGENFSVNQIYNTIQDCLGKNNKPSYRESRKGDVKDSLADITKAEKILGYSPGVRFEEGIKKTIDFFKPEPAVK
- a CDS encoding capsular biosynthesis protein: MSSTSLKHEDFHVLGADLHSHLIPGVDDGAKDMEESITGIRKLHEIGFDTIITTPHIMPGYYNNNEDDLLRKAEDVIREIEKQNIDVKFKVAAEYFCDENFVQKIKNTNLLTLGNDFFLFELPFFNKPVNFDEVVFAIQSKGLKPILAHIERYSFFHELPMDDFHELSEKGLNIQVNIGSFSGAYGPIVKLFAERLAKEKLIDFLASDYHHIKHISQLYKSLKNKHVQQLLEQNELKNHLLI